The following coding sequences are from one bacterium window:
- a CDS encoding permease, producing the protein MLVPTIVMAILAVVLLIVGWQKGGGQHVAGLKSALGMTWQVLPLLVCAFIVAGMVQSLISPAALSKWIGQESGWRGIILGTIAGGLTPGGPYVNLPIVAVLLKSGASVGTLVAYVTGWSLWAVGRLPMEIGILGWRFTLVRLACTFFFPPVAGFLAQLAFGRFKL; encoded by the coding sequence ATGCTTGTCCCCACCATAGTCATGGCGATACTTGCCGTCGTGTTGCTAATCGTCGGCTGGCAGAAGGGAGGCGGCCAGCATGTCGCCGGCCTCAAATCCGCACTCGGAATGACTTGGCAGGTGCTGCCGCTTTTGGTTTGCGCGTTCATAGTCGCCGGAATGGTGCAATCGCTGATCTCGCCGGCCGCGTTGTCCAAGTGGATAGGTCAGGAATCCGGTTGGCGCGGAATAATTCTGGGCACGATCGCCGGCGGACTCACGCCCGGCGGCCCGTACGTGAATCTGCCCATCGTCGCCGTGCTGCTCAAAAGCGGCGCGTCCGTGGGCACGCTGGTCGCGTACGTTACGGGATGGTCTCTGTGGGCGGTCGGCCGGCTGCCGATGGAAATCGGAATCCTCGGCTGGCGGTTCACCCTGGTTCGTCTGGCCTGCACGTTCTTTTTCCCTCCGGTAGCGGGTTTCCTGGCGCAGCTCGCGTTCGGAAGGTTCAAGCTTTGA